AGTTGGCGGCGAAATTGATGTCGTGAATGACCAGCACGACGGTGCGGCCCAGGTCGTCGCAAAGCTGGCGCAGGGCGCGCATGATCTCGACCGCGTGATGCATGTCGAGATTGTTCAGGGGCTCGTCGAGCAGCAGGCATTCGGTTTCCTGCGCGACGGTCATTGCGAGATAGGCCAGTTGCCGCTGTCCGCCGCTGAGCTCGTCGATATTCCTGTGCCGCAGCTCGTCCAGCGACAGGAAGGCCAGGGCCCGGTCGATGGCCGCGCGATCCTCCCGGCTCAGCCTGCCGCGGCTGTAGGGAAACCGTCCGAAGGCCACCAGATCCTCGACGCTGAGCCTGAGGTCGAGACCGGGCGCCTGGCGCAGTGTCGCGACCTGACGGGCGTATCTGTCGGGGGCGATGTCGCCGACCGGCGTTCCGGCAAGCCTGACCTGTCCGCCGCTGGGGCGCAGAAGCCGGGCCATCAGCATCAGCAGCGTGCTCTTGCCGGCGGCGTTGGGCCCGATCAGCGAGGTCAGCCGACCGCGCGGGATCCCGGCGGTGACGCCGCTCAGGACGGGCTTGTCGCCATAGGTCTTCGATAGCTCGGTGACGGTGATCATGCGGGTCTCCCGGCGCGGCGCAGGATGAGGAACAGGAAATATCCACCGCAGATCAGGTTGATCAGGATGCCGACCGTGGTGCCGAAGCGGAACAGATGCTGCACCATCAGCTCGGCGATCAGCAGCATGGCGACCGCGACGAGGCTGCCCGCGGGCAGGGTCCGGCGGTGGCGAAAGCCGCCTGTCAGCGCATAGGCGATATTGGCGATGAAGATGCCCATGAAGGCGGACGGGCCGATCAGGCTTGTGGTCGCGGCGGCGAACACGGCGATCAGCGTCAGGCAGAGCCGCACCTCGCGCGGGTGATCGAGGCCGAGCGACAGCGCCTGATCCCGCCCCAGCGCCATGACATCCCAGATCGCGGCGCGGCGCAGGGCGATGGCCCCGGCCGCGAGGACCGCGACGGCCGAGATGGCAAGCCGGTTCGGCGAAATCCCGTCGAGGGAGATCAACGCGAAGCTTTGCAGCACCGCGAATTCGCCGGGGCTTATTTGCAACTGGACGAACTGGGTGATGCTGGTCAGCGTGAGCGTGAGCACCAGGCCGATCAGAAGCATCCGGTGCATGCTGTTGCGCTCGTCCCGGAACAGCAGGCCATGCAGCGCCAGAGACCAGCCCAGCATCAGCGCCAGCGACAGGGCCATATTGCCGAGATCGCCCAGCAGCCGCAGGCTGGCCGTGCCCAGCGCCAGGACCAGAAGTGCCTGAAGCAGCAGATAGGCCGCCTCGTAGCCCATGATGGCGGGCGTCAGGATGCGGTTGCGGGCGACGGTCTGGAACAGGATCGAGGCCATCGCGATGCCGGTGCCGCCGACCGCCATCGCGCCCAGCCGGATCAGGCGTCGGCTGAGCAAGAAGCCCGGCGCAAAGCCCGTGCCCCAGCCGAGATAGAGCAGCGCCAGGGCGGCCAGCGCCGCGAGGACAAGGCCGTGCCTCATGCCGGCCGGCGCAGGATCAACAGCAGGAAGATGGCGCCGCCGACAGCGCCCACGGTCAGCCCCAGCGGCACCTCGTAGGGGTAGATCACGATCCGGCCCAGGATATCGCAGAAGAGCAGCAGGCAGCCGCCGCTCAGCGCGACCGTGGGCAGCGTATGCCGCAGATTGTCGCCGCGCCAGAGCGTCACCAGATTGGGCACGACCAGCC
The genomic region above belongs to Rhodovulum sulfidophilum DSM 1374 and contains:
- a CDS encoding ABC transporter ATP-binding protein; amino-acid sequence: MITVTELSKTYGDKPVLSGVTAGIPRGRLTSLIGPNAAGKSTLLMLMARLLRPSGGQVRLAGTPVGDIAPDRYARQVATLRQAPGLDLRLSVEDLVAFGRFPYSRGRLSREDRAAIDRALAFLSLDELRHRNIDELSGGQRQLAYLAMTVAQETECLLLDEPLNNLDMHHAVEIMRALRQLCDDLGRTVVLVIHDINFAANYSDHILALKDGRLACSGPVAEIVTEDRLRALYDLDFQVLRNGDSVLCNYFTPRHRR
- a CDS encoding iron chelate uptake ABC transporter family permease subunit, which encodes MRHGLVLAALAALALLYLGWGTGFAPGFLLSRRLIRLGAMAVGGTGIAMASILFQTVARNRILTPAIMGYEAAYLLLQALLVLALGTASLRLLGDLGNMALSLALMLGWSLALHGLLFRDERNSMHRMLLIGLVLTLTLTSITQFVQLQISPGEFAVLQSFALISLDGISPNRLAISAVAVLAAGAIALRRAAIWDVMALGRDQALSLGLDHPREVRLCLTLIAVFAAATTSLIGPSAFMGIFIANIAYALTGGFRHRRTLPAGSLVAVAMLLIAELMVQHLFRFGTTVGILINLICGGYFLFLILRRAGRPA